The nucleotide sequence ATATGCTGATTCCCTCTTCTGCCAGAGCTTTCGCAATACGGGCCAGAAACCCCACCACGTTGAAATCCATTACACCATCAAACGTTATTATCTTCCAATTCCTTTCAACGTTGAGCACATCCTCTGGTTTCAGTTTTTTTAATTTCGATTGCTCGATTACAACCGTGATTTCGTTTTTATCCCTCACCACTGCAAATGCATCTGGGACAATTCTCTTCGCGCTCATTACCGCAAACGTTTGCCTCCAAACGTACGCTTTTTTCTTTTTGCCAGTCATTTTTGTTACCAGTTACCTGCTTATCCTCGCATCCACTATGTCGTAGCCTTTGTCGTCGAAAATCACCGGATTCAGGTCCAGCTCCTTTACGTCATCCTTGTGCATGAACCTGCACGTCGCGAGCATCAGCTCCTTCAATCCGTCTACGCTTATTCCCTTCTGCCCGCGCGTTCCCTTCAGTATGGGGTGGCTTTTCAGCTCGTCAATCATCTCCTCCACGTCCGCCTCGCTGATGGGGCACAGCCGCGCGGTTATGTCCCTGAAAACCTCCACGTAAACCCCGCCGAGCCCGAGCACAATGACGTGCCCGAACTGCGCGTCCTTCTTCCCGCCTATTATCAGTTCAATCCCTTTGCGGGCCATCTTCTGCACCAGCATTCCTCGGATTTCGTGCCCTTCCGCGCCCTCCATTATCTCGTCGTATGCCAGGGAAAGCGCCTGGTCGTTCCGTATCCCGATTTTCACACCTCCCACGTCGGTCTTGTGCGAAATCCCCTCGGATATGATTTTGAGCGCCACCGGGTAGCCCATGGACCTCGCGATGAGATGTGTTTCCGTCTTAGTCTTGGCCCAGCCGTAAGGCAGGAGCCTGAACCTGTTCCTCTTCAGCAATTCGAAATCCTCGAGCATGCCCATGCGTCCATTTCTTTGATTAGGTTTTTAATTTCTCTTCATCCCCTATCTCCATATGATTGAAATAGACGGGGCATATGGAGAAGGCGGCGGCCAGATAATCCGCACGGCGCTTTCCCTAGCCTCCATAACGAAAAAATCCGTGCTGGTGAGGAACATACGCGCGAACCGGCCGAATCCGGGCTTGGCGGCCCAGCATCTCACCGCAGCGCGCGCAGTAAGGAGCATATGCAGAGGCACCCTTTCCCATTGCGAGATAGGAAGCACGGAATTCACGTTCGAGCCCGGTGAAATAGTGGGCGGCAAATACGAGTTCAACATAGGCACCGCAGGCTCGACGGTTCTGGTCGCACAGACCCTGCTCCCCATCCTTTTATCCGCATCAAAACCGAGCGCGGTGCGCATAATAGGAGGCACCCATGTGATGAAAAGCCCATCCTATGACTATTTTGAAAAAGTGTTCATGCCCGCCATAGCGCTTTTCGGCGCAGAAGCCAAATGCCGCCTCAT is from Candidatus Micrarchaeia archaeon and encodes:
- a CDS encoding acetate--CoA ligase family protein, which gives rise to MGMLEDFELLKRNRFRLLPYGWAKTKTETHLIARSMGYPVALKIISEGISHKTDVGGVKIGIRNDQALSLAYDEIMEGAEGHEIRGMLVQKMARKGIELIIGGKKDAQFGHVIVLGLGGVYVEVFRDITARLCPISEADVEEMIDELKSHPILKGTRGQKGISVDGLKELMLATCRFMHKDDVKELDLNPVIFDDKGYDIVDARISR
- a CDS encoding ACT domain-containing protein, producing MTGKKKKAYVWRQTFAVMSAKRIVPDAFAVVRDKNEITVVIEQSKLKKLKPEDVLNVERNWKIITFDGVMDFNVVGFLARIAKALAEEGISIFAISSYSTDHVLVKAKNVSNALQKLEKIGFETRVK